Proteins encoded by one window of Deinococcus radiodurans R1 = ATCC 13939 = DSM 20539:
- a CDS encoding GGDEF domain-containing protein, giving the protein MKLTPLHVLLLLSATLHLGLTLVNTGESAAPLWAIDAVFLVVIALSFGVAVQGWLAERRRPERQRGLGGFVVSMLLLLLAEAWTLRYDLPGRVVPEISLADPLYLLSYLGMAQTLMRLSGLRGWSVGAAVNLLDSLTVMIVVAEVAWLRFLAAALAEPGISPLMRGINLTYVALDLLVLGLALLALRRRFSPPLLLFGVGMLAFVMADFQYFALGMKGTYRAGTLLDSLWAWGTAAQACAIVWAWQTRSWSLPRTPAGTLQVARRDRVLVLLPYLAMIVSGFLLLRSGVSPQFPHKQIEIWTVALFVVVMLRQAFVGWESARLNQQLARQAQELHHLAFHDALTGLHNRAAFEDELQRQLHVPRPQPLALLYLDLNNFKPVNDTLGHAAGDQALAQVAQRLQAALPAGTFVARLGGDEFAVLLTSIPDEDAAWAAEEQIRAALERPMQLGEHVVHLSAAVGVTLAPAGEAVVPEILWREADQAMYRVKHSASDPGALPS; this is encoded by the coding sequence ATGAAACTTACCCCCCTGCATGTTCTGTTGCTGCTGAGCGCCACGCTTCACCTGGGACTGACCCTGGTGAACACCGGCGAGTCGGCCGCTCCGCTGTGGGCCATCGACGCAGTTTTTCTGGTCGTGATCGCCCTTTCGTTCGGGGTGGCCGTGCAGGGCTGGCTCGCCGAGCGGCGGCGCCCCGAGCGCCAGCGGGGGCTGGGAGGTTTCGTGGTGAGCATGCTGCTGCTGCTGCTCGCCGAAGCCTGGACGTTGAGGTACGACCTGCCGGGCCGCGTCGTGCCCGAGATTTCGCTGGCCGACCCGCTGTATTTGCTGTCCTACCTGGGCATGGCGCAGACCCTGATGCGCCTGAGCGGGCTGCGCGGCTGGAGCGTGGGCGCGGCGGTGAACCTGCTCGACAGCCTGACCGTGATGATCGTGGTCGCCGAGGTGGCGTGGCTGCGCTTTCTGGCCGCCGCGCTGGCCGAGCCGGGCATCTCGCCCCTGATGCGCGGCATCAACCTGACCTACGTGGCGCTCGACCTGCTGGTGCTGGGGCTGGCCCTGCTCGCGCTCAGGCGGCGCTTTTCGCCTCCACTGCTGCTGTTCGGGGTGGGCATGTTGGCCTTCGTCATGGCCGACTTTCAGTATTTCGCCCTGGGCATGAAGGGCACCTACCGCGCCGGTACGCTCCTCGACTCGCTGTGGGCCTGGGGGACGGCGGCGCAGGCATGCGCCATCGTGTGGGCCTGGCAGACCCGCTCGTGGTCGCTGCCGCGCACCCCGGCCGGGACCTTGCAGGTGGCGCGGCGAGACCGGGTGCTGGTGCTGCTGCCCTACCTCGCCATGATCGTCAGCGGCTTTTTGCTGCTGCGCAGCGGCGTCTCGCCCCAGTTTCCCCACAAGCAGATCGAGATCTGGACTGTGGCGCTGTTCGTGGTGGTCATGCTGCGCCAGGCCTTTGTCGGCTGGGAAAGCGCGCGGCTCAACCAGCAGCTCGCCCGGCAAGCTCAGGAACTGCACCACCTCGCCTTTCACGACGCCCTGACGGGCCTGCACAACCGCGCCGCGTTCGAGGACGAGTTGCAGCGGCAGCTGCATGTGCCCCGGCCACAGCCGCTCGCGCTGCTTTACCTCGACCTCAACAACTTCAAACCGGTCAACGACACCCTGGGCCACGCGGCGGGCGATCAGGCGCTGGCGCAGGTGGCGCAGCGGTTGCAGGCCGCGCTTCCCGCAGGCACCTTCGTGGCGCGGCTGGGCGGCGACGAATTCGCGGTGCTGCTCACTTCCATTCCCGACGAGGACGCCGCCTGGGCCGCCGAGGAACAGATCCGGGCGGCGCTGGAGCGGCCCATGCAGCTGGGCGAACACGTCGTTCACCTCTCGGCGGCAGTGGGGGTCACCCTCGCTCCCGCTGGCGAAGCGGTGGTCCCCGAAATCCTGTGGCGCGAAGCCGACCAGGCGATGTACCGCGTCAAGCACAGCGCGTCAGACCCCGGAGCGTTGCCTTCCTGA
- a CDS encoding ABC transporter substrate-binding protein produces the protein MKRFTVPALVLLGALAGPAQAAAPARTVTIGLGYVPNVQFTPFYVADRLGYFGAEGLNVKFQHGYISELMPLLLQGKLDFVVGDPEDAIFARNQGAPVKYALAMYQKSPVTLFSLKPLTNAASLRGKTLGIPGPFGSSYHAVQAYLANAGLKEGRDVRLATIGFTQQEAVRSGRVNAAAGYLNNDVVLLRAAGKKVYTLDTFAAYPMVGVGLIAQDKTLGTALAKKVVRASQRGLKYTVQNPAGAFKTAQPVFGKAGGTLDILKASVPLMQSAYTRQNGLGAGAPANWTKAVAALVKQGKLPAGAQASTFYTNALIDKAVR, from the coding sequence ATGAAGCGTTTCACTGTTCCGGCGCTGGTCCTGCTCGGCGCTCTGGCTGGCCCGGCCCAGGCCGCAGCACCCGCCCGCACCGTCACGATCGGGCTGGGGTACGTGCCCAACGTGCAGTTCACGCCGTTTTACGTGGCTGACCGGCTGGGGTACTTCGGGGCCGAGGGGCTGAACGTCAAGTTTCAGCACGGCTATATCTCTGAACTGATGCCGCTGCTGCTTCAGGGCAAGCTCGACTTCGTGGTGGGCGACCCTGAGGACGCCATCTTCGCCCGCAACCAGGGCGCCCCGGTCAAGTACGCGCTGGCGATGTACCAGAAAAGCCCGGTGACGCTATTCAGCCTCAAACCCTTGACGAATGCGGCGTCGCTCAGGGGCAAGACGCTGGGGATTCCCGGCCCCTTCGGGAGCAGCTACCACGCGGTGCAGGCGTATCTGGCGAACGCCGGGCTGAAAGAAGGCCGCGACGTGCGGCTCGCCACCATCGGCTTTACCCAGCAGGAAGCTGTGCGCAGCGGACGGGTGAACGCCGCCGCTGGCTACCTCAACAACGACGTGGTGCTGTTGCGCGCCGCCGGGAAAAAGGTCTACACGCTCGACACTTTCGCCGCCTACCCGATGGTCGGGGTGGGCCTGATTGCCCAGGACAAGACGCTCGGCACCGCGCTGGCGAAAAAAGTGGTGCGCGCCAGCCAGCGCGGCCTGAAGTACACCGTGCAAAACCCCGCCGGGGCCTTCAAGACGGCTCAGCCGGTGTTCGGCAAGGCGGGCGGCACCCTCGACATCCTGAAGGCGAGCGTCCCGCTGATGCAAAGCGCCTACACTCGGCAAAACGGGCTGGGTGCCGGCGCCCCGGCCAACTGGACCAAGGCGGTGGCCGCGCTCGTCAAGCAGGGCAAACTGCCCGCCGGCGCTCAGGCGAGCACCTTCTACACCAACGCCCTGATCGACAAAGCGGTGCGCTGA
- a CDS encoding ribonuclease Z, whose translation MLSAAVLGQPTRDNALWVTADSGKGQTRLLLDCGGHTLDTLPLHEVQATDHLLFSHLHMDHIAGFDDFFRVNFDRQSRENHLWGPPGAARILAHRLQGYWWNHAPQLRATWRIHEVDDAAVHTWRFELHEAFEIAHDEGRTPRTGPLIETPHLRVDAVPLQHQGPCLGYVLREPGRVNVDPAGLTRLDLTPGPWLAALKAGAEEVEIAGERRPAAPLRAELLREEAGDSLAYLTDFLLDEAELARLAPLLAGVRTLYLEAQYAPADADLAARNHHTTTEQGATLAARAGAQELVLLHLSRRYREADWREMLRAAQAIFPAARFAESWLRGT comes from the coding sequence ATGCTGAGCGCCGCCGTTCTTGGACAACCCACCCGTGACAACGCCCTGTGGGTCACGGCTGACAGTGGCAAGGGCCAGACGCGGCTGCTGCTCGACTGCGGCGGGCACACGCTGGACACCCTGCCGCTGCACGAGGTGCAGGCCACAGACCACCTGCTGTTTTCGCACCTGCACATGGACCACATAGCGGGCTTCGACGACTTTTTCCGTGTCAATTTCGACCGCCAGAGCCGCGAAAATCACCTCTGGGGCCCGCCCGGCGCGGCGCGGATTCTGGCGCACCGGCTGCAGGGGTACTGGTGGAACCACGCGCCGCAGCTGCGGGCGACCTGGCGTATTCATGAGGTGGACGACGCGGCGGTCCACACCTGGCGCTTCGAGCTGCACGAGGCGTTCGAAATCGCGCACGACGAGGGCCGCACGCCCCGCACCGGCCCGCTGATCGAGACACCGCACCTGCGGGTGGACGCCGTGCCGTTGCAGCACCAGGGCCCTTGCCTGGGCTACGTGCTGCGCGAACCGGGCCGGGTCAACGTGGACCCCGCTGGCCTGACCCGCCTGGACCTGACGCCCGGTCCCTGGCTGGCGGCGCTCAAGGCCGGGGCTGAGGAGGTCGAAATCGCGGGCGAGCGCCGCCCTGCCGCGCCCCTGCGAGCCGAACTGCTGCGCGAGGAAGCGGGCGACTCGCTGGCCTACCTCACCGATTTTCTGCTCGACGAGGCCGAACTCGCCCGCCTCGCGCCGCTGCTTGCGGGCGTACGGACGCTCTACCTGGAGGCGCAGTACGCCCCCGCCGACGCGGACCTCGCCGCCCGCAACCACCACACCACCACCGAGCAGGGCGCGACCCTGGCGGCGCGGGCGGGGGCGCAGGAACTTGTGCTGCTGCACCTTTCGCGCCGTTACCGCGAGGCCGACTGGCGAGAGATGCTGCGGGCGGCGCAGGCCATCTTTCCGGCGGCCCGCTTTGCTGAAAGCTGGCTCAGAGGAACTTGA
- a CDS encoding antibiotic biosynthesis monooxygenase family protein gives MITVANRIFVNPERAAAFEERFRRRPRRVDRQPGFIADHVLRPTQAGDPYVVLSFWDSRAAFEAWRTSPGFKDGHKGGRTLPEDTVLSNVIEIHEVFTGSDDAGTGEES, from the coding sequence ATGATTACCGTCGCCAACCGCATTTTCGTGAACCCCGAGCGGGCTGCCGCCTTCGAGGAGCGCTTTCGCCGCCGCCCCCGCCGGGTGGACCGGCAGCCCGGATTCATCGCCGACCACGTGCTGCGCCCTACTCAGGCCGGCGACCCCTACGTGGTGCTGTCGTTCTGGGACAGCCGCGCGGCGTTCGAGGCGTGGCGCACCTCGCCGGGCTTCAAGGACGGACACAAGGGGGGGCGGACCTTGCCCGAAGACACCGTGCTGAGCAATGTCATCGAGATTCACGAGGTGTTCACCGGCTCAGACGACGCCGGGACCGGTGAGGAAAGCTGA
- a CDS encoding MOSC domain-containing protein has translation MTTIHDLRSTFPRAGRLNWIGLREGRRLPVLSVPEAEAHPLVGLLGDHGKTAPPRLTALSGEAGEVATPAHAPAIPGGPGRRQVTLIQAEHLPVIAALAGLGSVAPELLRRNLLVSGIPLLALKDRRFQIGEVVLEGTGECHPCSRMEETLGPGGYNAVRGHGGLTARVIRGGRLRVGDPVTVWEEER, from the coding sequence GTGACGACCATCCACGACCTCCGCTCCACCTTTCCCCGCGCCGGGCGTCTGAACTGGATTGGCCTGCGCGAGGGCCGCCGCCTGCCGGTGCTGAGTGTGCCGGAAGCGGAGGCGCACCCGCTCGTCGGTCTGCTCGGCGATCACGGCAAAACGGCCCCGCCGCGCCTGACCGCGCTGAGCGGCGAGGCTGGTGAGGTGGCGACGCCCGCCCACGCCCCGGCAATTCCTGGGGGACCGGGGCGGCGGCAGGTCACGCTGATTCAGGCCGAGCACCTGCCCGTCATCGCGGCGCTGGCGGGCTTAGGGAGCGTGGCGCCCGAACTGCTGCGGCGCAACCTGCTGGTGTCGGGGATTCCGCTGCTCGCGCTTAAGGACCGCCGCTTTCAGATCGGCGAGGTCGTGCTGGAAGGCACCGGCGAGTGCCACCCCTGCTCACGGATGGAAGAAACCCTGGGGCCGGGCGGCTACAACGCGGTGCGCGGGCACGGTGGCCTGACTGCGCGGGTCATTCGCGGCGGGCGGCTGCGGGTGGGCGACCCCGTAACGGTCTGGGAAGAGGAGCGGTGA
- a CDS encoding NUDIX domain-containing protein, translated as MIHLPTMEHAPGLVQRLREGAVCVTRTAVKAVIRREGQLWLLHSPPWACFKFPGGGVEMGESHAEALARELREELGAELRGPGPLLLTVTELWPAREPDAELFRMDSLYFACEVEAGQHAPQLEAYESELGLTPCWVTPQAAAEANAAAQAREGAPDWLKREVAVLRALGKPGATLTP; from the coding sequence GTGATTCACCTGCCCACCATGGAGCACGCCCCCGGCCTCGTGCAGCGGCTACGCGAGGGCGCCGTGTGCGTGACCCGCACGGCGGTCAAGGCGGTCATCCGGCGCGAGGGTCAGCTCTGGCTGCTGCACTCGCCGCCGTGGGCCTGCTTCAAGTTTCCCGGCGGTGGGGTGGAGATGGGCGAAAGCCACGCGGAAGCCCTCGCCCGCGAGCTGCGCGAGGAGCTGGGCGCAGAGCTGCGCGGCCCCGGCCCCCTGCTGCTGACCGTCACCGAACTCTGGCCGGCGCGTGAACCGGACGCCGAACTGTTCCGCATGGACTCGTTGTATTTCGCCTGCGAGGTGGAGGCCGGCCAGCACGCGCCCCAGCTCGAAGCCTACGAGTCCGAGTTGGGCCTGACCCCCTGTTGGGTGACGCCCCAGGCCGCAGCCGAGGCGAATGCGGCGGCCCAGGCCCGCGAGGGCGCCCCAGACTGGCTGAAGCGTGAAGTGGCCGTGTTGCGGGCGCTGGGCAAGCCGGGCGCTACCCTGACGCCGTGA
- a CDS encoding YqhA family protein, whose translation MSVSRPPPTSPRTAKGAFGLTRLIVELGVFSSAVFSLTLFVAAIVQAYHTVAQALHKLGEEGTAKGLMIAAVEQADLLLVGMALLMMSFGMQALFVGRLENVPDWLHIRSFDDLKQKLIGIVVVALGVNFFSVALAWKGGSDLLSYGAALAAVILALSGYSLLLGRRGHAGEAGEDHDASRA comes from the coding sequence GTGAGTGTTTCTCGCCCACCCCCCACCTCGCCGCGCACGGCCAAAGGCGCGTTCGGCCTGACCCGCCTGATCGTGGAACTGGGGGTGTTCAGTTCGGCGGTCTTCAGCCTCACGCTATTCGTGGCGGCCATCGTGCAGGCGTACCACACCGTGGCCCAAGCCCTGCACAAGCTCGGCGAGGAAGGCACCGCCAAGGGCCTGATGATCGCCGCCGTGGAGCAGGCCGACCTGCTGCTGGTGGGCATGGCCCTGCTGATGATGAGTTTCGGGATGCAGGCGCTGTTTGTCGGGCGGCTGGAAAATGTTCCCGACTGGCTGCACATCCGCAGCTTCGACGACCTCAAGCAAAAGCTCATCGGCATCGTGGTGGTGGCGCTCGGCGTCAATTTTTTCAGTGTGGCGCTGGCGTGGAAGGGCGGCAGCGACCTGCTGAGCTACGGTGCGGCGCTGGCGGCGGTCATTCTGGCGCTCAGTGGCTACAGCCTGCTGCTTGGGCGGCGGGGCCATGCCGGAGAAGCCGGGGAGGACCATGACGCTTCCCGCGCTTGA
- a CDS encoding tRNA (adenine(22)-N(1))-methyltransferase TrmK, with the protein MTLPALDARLEAVLHLIRAEVHADIGTDHARLPLRLVRGGRVSRCVAVELNPGPLALARRMVARARLTEQIDVRQGDGFAPIQPGELGSASVTGMGAYTIRGILDRAGERLPPALVLQPNDSPLWLRTWARENSYHLRAERLLPGYWAYPVLRLERAEGPDPAYADLPAAAALRYGPLLLRKGPALLRARIEADIERLTPVAAPGREAWAELAAAREALAVVDAG; encoded by the coding sequence ATGACGCTTCCCGCGCTTGACGCCCGCCTGGAAGCGGTGTTGCACCTGATTCGCGCCGAAGTTCACGCCGACATCGGCACCGACCACGCTCGCCTGCCGCTGCGGCTGGTGCGGGGGGGCCGCGTCTCGCGCTGCGTGGCGGTGGAACTCAACCCCGGCCCCCTCGCCCTCGCCCGGCGCATGGTCGCCCGCGCCCGATTGACCGAGCAGATTGACGTACGCCAGGGCGACGGCTTTGCCCCCATCCAACCCGGCGAACTGGGCAGCGCCAGCGTGACCGGCATGGGCGCCTACACCATTCGCGGCATTCTGGACCGGGCGGGGGAGCGGCTGCCCCCGGCGCTGGTCCTCCAGCCCAACGACTCGCCGCTGTGGCTGCGAACCTGGGCACGGGAAAACAGTTACCACCTGCGCGCCGAACGGCTGCTGCCCGGCTACTGGGCCTACCCGGTGCTGCGGCTGGAACGGGCGGAGGGGCCGGACCCCGCCTACGCCGACCTGCCCGCAGCGGCGGCCCTGCGCTACGGCCCACTGCTGCTGCGCAAAGGACCAGCGCTGCTGCGTGCGCGCATCGAGGCCGACATTGAGCGCCTGACCCCGGTGGCCGCGCCGGGCCGCGAGGCATGGGCCGAACTCGCGGCGGCGCGTGAGGCGCTGGCTGTGGTGGACGCCGGCTGA
- a CDS encoding SMP-30/gluconolactonase/LRE family protein produces the protein MTLRAARPEFLDLFPAGAEARRLADGFTWTEGPVYVPARSAVIFSDVRQNRTWAWSDDGQLSPEMHPSHHQNGHCLNKQGHLIACSHGLRRLERQREPGGEWESIADSFEGKKLNSPNDVCLAPDGSLWFSDPTYGIDKPEEGYGGEMELPGRWVFRLAPDGTLSAPIRDRVKPNGLAFLPSGNLLVSDTGDNATHRYCLNARGETEYQGVHFTVEPGKTDGLRVDAGGLIWASAGDGVHVLTPDGDELGRVLTPQTTSNLCFGGPEGRTLYMTVSTEFWSIETNVRG, from the coding sequence ATGACCTTGCGAGCGGCCCGCCCCGAATTTCTGGACCTCTTTCCCGCGGGGGCCGAGGCCCGGCGGCTGGCGGACGGCTTTACCTGGACCGAAGGCCCGGTCTACGTGCCTGCGCGCAGCGCGGTGATTTTCAGCGACGTGCGCCAGAACCGCACCTGGGCCTGGAGCGACGACGGGCAACTGTCGCCCGAAATGCACCCCAGCCACCACCAGAACGGCCACTGCCTGAACAAGCAGGGCCACCTCATCGCCTGCTCGCACGGCCTGCGCCGGCTGGAGCGGCAGCGCGAACCGGGCGGCGAGTGGGAGAGCATAGCCGACTCGTTCGAGGGCAAGAAACTCAACAGCCCCAACGACGTGTGCCTCGCGCCCGACGGCAGCCTGTGGTTTTCCGACCCCACCTACGGCATCGACAAGCCCGAGGAAGGCTACGGCGGCGAGATGGAGTTGCCGGGCCGCTGGGTGTTTCGGCTGGCACCGGACGGGACACTGAGTGCGCCCATCCGCGACCGGGTGAAGCCCAACGGCCTGGCTTTCCTGCCCTCCGGCAACCTGCTGGTGTCCGACACCGGCGACAACGCCACGCACCGTTATTGCCTGAATGCGCGGGGCGAAACCGAGTACCAGGGCGTCCACTTCACCGTCGAACCCGGCAAGACCGACGGCCTGCGGGTGGACGCGGGCGGCCTCATCTGGGCAAGCGCGGGCGACGGCGTACATGTGCTGACCCCCGACGGCGACGAACTCGGGCGCGTGCTGACGCCGCAGACGACCTCCAACCTCTGCTTCGGGGGGCCGGAAGGCCGGACGCTCTACATGACAGTCAGCACCGAGTTCTGGAGCATCGAAACGAACGTGCGGGGGTGA
- a CDS encoding histidine phosphatase family protein, translating into MAGPDLTLLLVRHGATAWNEGGQWQGWTDNPLGDAGRAQARALREELAGQTFDAVYSSDLTRARQTAELALPGRALRLDARLRELNLGDYEGHTLAQMQAHGGYAGWQADPWAQAVPGGESLQDVAARMRGWLTDVQAEFPGGRVIAFSHSIALRTLARDLLGLPLEPQVNYPIPYAERIKNGRCMVLECRGGTWRRAGANAAS; encoded by the coding sequence ATGGCGGGGCCGGACCTTACCCTGCTGCTCGTGCGGCACGGCGCAACCGCGTGGAACGAGGGAGGGCAGTGGCAGGGCTGGACCGACAACCCGCTGGGCGACGCGGGCCGGGCGCAGGCCAGAGCGCTGCGCGAGGAACTGGCGGGGCAGACTTTCGACGCCGTTTATTCGAGCGACCTCACGCGGGCGCGGCAGACCGCCGAACTCGCGCTGCCGGGCCGGGCGCTGCGGCTGGACGCCCGACTGCGCGAGCTGAATCTGGGCGACTACGAGGGCCACACGCTGGCGCAGATGCAGGCGCACGGCGGCTACGCGGGCTGGCAGGCCGACCCCTGGGCGCAGGCGGTGCCGGGCGGAGAGAGCCTGCAAGACGTGGCGGCGCGGATGCGTGGGTGGCTAACGGACGTGCAGGCCGAGTTTCCCGGCGGGCGCGTCATCGCTTTCTCGCACTCCATCGCCCTTCGCACGCTGGCCCGTGACCTGCTGGGGCTGCCGCTGGAGCCGCAGGTGAATTACCCGATTCCCTATGCCGAGCGCATCAAGAACGGGCGCTGCATGGTGCTGGAGTGCCGGGGCGGGACGTGGCGGCGGGCCGGGGCAAACGCCGCAAGCTGA
- a CDS encoding acyl-CoA thioesterase translates to MLELVFPKDTNYHGTAFGGWVLALMDKAASVAAVRHAGGNVVTARMDGVDFHVPIRVGDAVALDARVIRVGRSSMTIRVDVYRENMASGEQQLATGGLFTFVALGEDGKPRPVPPLPEGSTDSEQPDYEARP, encoded by the coding sequence ATGCTCGAACTGGTGTTTCCCAAAGACACCAACTACCACGGCACCGCGTTCGGGGGCTGGGTGCTGGCGCTGATGGACAAGGCCGCCAGTGTCGCCGCCGTCCGGCACGCCGGGGGCAACGTGGTCACCGCCCGCATGGACGGCGTGGACTTTCACGTGCCCATCCGGGTGGGCGACGCCGTGGCGCTCGACGCCCGCGTCATCCGGGTGGGGCGCTCGTCCATGACCATCCGGGTGGACGTGTACCGCGAAAACATGGCGTCGGGCGAGCAGCAACTCGCCACCGGGGGGCTCTTTACCTTCGTGGCGCTCGGCGAGGACGGCAAGCCCCGCCCGGTGCCTCCCCTTCCAGAAGGCAGCACCGACAGCGAGCAGCCCGACTACGAGGCGCGGCCCTGA
- a CDS encoding ABC transporter substrate-binding protein, whose translation MKRIGFLALLSLCAGSALADKVVNIGFSGPLSGGAAAYGKDTLSGLQMAVDTLNKSGGIKVGNDKVTFKVVSLDDRYLPNETATNVKRLTGQDIQFIFVPHAGGIQAVQPLAIRDPEFLLVAYSSEPKILAANNPLTFMLPPRYDNYAQPFVATEMKTFGKKLALVGTSSAYGKQWADLIESEWKKQGGTVGRDNAVDYNTTVDFSAAVTKALSEKPDVLFIGGPSQPTALVIKAAREQGFKGGFIVMDQAKFEQMETVIPKNYLDGSVGVLPTRDFPGTQSFVVQYQRAYKKIPTSEAGLNYMGMNVLAKAMELAGTTSDPRKVRAQLDAAAKALPQSKTVYKVFGVTPQATWTPSS comes from the coding sequence ATGAAGCGAATCGGATTCCTTGCTCTGCTTTCTCTGTGCGCCGGCTCGGCGCTCGCCGATAAGGTCGTCAACATTGGCTTTTCCGGCCCCCTGTCGGGCGGCGCGGCGGCCTACGGCAAAGACACCCTCAGCGGCCTTCAGATGGCGGTGGACACCCTCAACAAGTCGGGCGGCATCAAGGTCGGCAACGACAAGGTCACCTTCAAGGTGGTCAGCCTCGACGACCGCTACCTGCCCAACGAAACGGCGACCAACGTCAAGCGCCTGACCGGGCAAGACATCCAGTTCATCTTCGTGCCGCACGCGGGCGGGATTCAGGCCGTGCAGCCGCTCGCCATTCGTGACCCCGAATTCCTGCTCGTGGCGTACTCCTCCGAGCCCAAGATTCTGGCGGCCAACAACCCCCTGACCTTCATGCTGCCCCCGCGCTACGACAACTACGCGCAGCCCTTCGTCGCCACCGAGATGAAGACCTTCGGCAAGAAGCTCGCTCTGGTGGGCACCTCGAGCGCCTACGGCAAGCAGTGGGCCGACCTGATCGAGAGCGAGTGGAAAAAGCAGGGCGGCACCGTGGGCCGTGACAACGCCGTGGACTACAACACCACCGTGGACTTCAGCGCCGCCGTGACCAAGGCGCTCTCCGAAAAGCCCGACGTGCTGTTTATCGGTGGCCCCAGCCAGCCCACCGCGCTCGTCATCAAGGCCGCGCGCGAGCAAGGCTTCAAGGGCGGGTTCATCGTGATGGACCAGGCCAAGTTCGAGCAGATGGAAACCGTCATTCCCAAGAACTACCTCGACGGCAGCGTGGGCGTGCTCCCCACCCGCGACTTCCCCGGCACCCAGAGCTTCGTGGTGCAGTACCAGCGCGCCTACAAGAAAATCCCCACCAGCGAAGCGGGCCTGAACTACATGGGCATGAACGTGCTCGCCAAGGCGATGGAACTCGCCGGGACCACATCCGACCCGCGCAAGGTCCGGGCGCAGCTCGACGCCGCCGCCAAGGCGCTGCCGCAGTCCAAGACCGTCTACAAGGTCTTCGGGGTCACGCCGCAGGCCACATGGACGCCGAGTTCCTGA
- a CDS encoding branched-chain amino acid ABC transporter permease — translation MTTVLQQLFNALALGGVYALVALGLTLVYGVMKIPNFAHGGLYMLGAYLSYAGISSLGLGYVPALLLSAVVVALLAALMERVIFFPLRNAPHVQPMIAALGVLFFLEAGVQLIWGADFKQVAEPIPGILNIGGVTITWQRLIVLVASVVAMLGLNFFLRRTLTGATIEAMAQNREGARLVGINTGRVGMLTFAISGALAAIGASLIAPIVSVTPAMGEIMNLKVFAIIILGGMGSIPGAIVGAFLLAFAEVFGGYINLDFAEVIGFAVLVVVLAIRPQGLFRRAA, via the coding sequence TTGACCACAGTTTTGCAACAACTTTTCAACGCGCTCGCGCTCGGCGGGGTGTACGCCCTGGTCGCGCTGGGGCTGACGCTGGTCTACGGCGTGATGAAAATTCCCAACTTCGCCCACGGCGGACTGTACATGCTCGGCGCTTACCTTTCTTACGCGGGCATCAGCTCGCTGGGGCTGGGGTACGTGCCCGCGCTGCTGCTCTCTGCCGTCGTCGTGGCGCTGCTCGCTGCCCTGATGGAACGGGTCATTTTCTTCCCGCTGCGCAACGCGCCGCACGTGCAGCCCATGATTGCCGCGCTGGGCGTGCTGTTTTTTCTGGAAGCCGGGGTGCAGCTCATCTGGGGCGCCGACTTCAAGCAGGTGGCCGAGCCAATCCCAGGCATCCTCAATATCGGCGGCGTCACGATCACCTGGCAGCGCCTGATCGTGCTCGTCGCCAGCGTGGTCGCCATGCTGGGGCTGAACTTCTTCCTGCGCCGCACCCTGACCGGCGCCACCATCGAGGCGATGGCGCAAAACCGTGAGGGCGCACGGCTCGTCGGCATCAACACCGGGCGGGTCGGGATGCTCACCTTCGCCATCTCGGGGGCACTCGCGGCCATCGGGGCATCTCTCATCGCGCCCATCGTGTCGGTCACCCCGGCGATGGGTGAAATCATGAACCTCAAGGTCTTCGCCATCATCATCCTGGGCGGCATGGGCAGCATTCCCGGCGCCATCGTGGGGGCTTTTTTGCTCGCCTTCGCTGAAGTGTTCGGCGGCTACATCAACCTCGACTTTGCTGAGGTCATCGGCTTCGCGGTGCTGGTGGTCGTGCTCGCCATTCGTCCGCAGGGCCTGTTCCGGAGGGCCGCATGA